GTCCAAGACTAATATAGAAACTTACTCAAAATTTCCCAATACTTGATATAAAAAGCATTTACTTCGACCATAGGTAAAGACAAATGATTTTCCCTTAAATCATTAAATGGTtgcttaattttcttaaaatgataatcgcaataaaatcgatttaattcGTGATTCATTCTGGTTACATTTGTCGAAGAAATCTcgccctaaaaaaattatttagttgatgtttctttgaaaatattcttttaactCTAACCTGAACATATCCGAAAAGCTTTTCAAAAAGTGCCTCATCAAAAACAGTTTTAGTCCATCCGATGGCCgaagtgatattttttaaatgcttaacgGCTTTTTCCTTGGTCCTTTCGTCCATCCATTTGGTTCGTTTAAGGGTCACTTCCatctctttttttattgattctaTCATTGCTGTTATATCTTTTACTTTGTCTTTTGTTACTGTTTTACGAATGTATTGGGCTTCGACAACACCTTCaaacctaaatgttttttttttaatattataatgttattACTAAATTTATGCTAGACGTACTTCGATAAAGCTCGATGAAAACAGAAATCTGCCCTTTGATTCTGCATGCTTGAACTTATCAAatctttacatattttttttactttagttgACAAATATCGACAgtcttctattaaaaaaataatggaaatataGTTTGCCCAAAAcctggaaataattttaaaattgtttgtcGTGGTACTCATAACAGTTAACAATGACTTACTTTGTATCGGTCTTTTGCAGTAAGTAATACAAATCCTTAAAATACTCATCTCCCttcattttgaatataatttcgTCATTTTCACTAAGACTCTGTACCCCagtgaaattttgcaaatattgcAGCCACTGCAGTCTAGGAAAATGCAACTCACGTAACTTTGATATTTTCatagtgaattttttattatcagttTCGTTTGAGGAATATTTATGGGCGTTTTCAACGATCTGTTAGAATTTATAtgtaagttttataataaacataaaatcgAAAATTTCATAACTTACTATGCTTAAATTTTTAGCAAAGTCCAGGGTATTTTTGACTTCCCATGCTGTTGCTCCAATTGGCTGCTTACCCCAGTAATCAGCAATTTCCACgaatttttgaatgtttttctCGTTCCAGACGTTTTTATCGTAATAAAGTTTTGGTGGGGGGCTtaactaaaaaatgtgtttttattcattaaaggGTCATAATAATTACTATAGTTagcatttatttaattgtaagtgtaaattgtcttttaatataattatttttttcattaacactTAATCGCATCTTAAATGTTTAACtataagatataaaaatgttgaaaatcaacagtatattaaaaatatctaaaattttagaaaaaaaaactcggCAACCTTGCGAAACGTTATTTTGAATGGATTGCTTTACCAGTTCTTTCCCTATGTATATGATTTGGAACTCTATCTTTAAGGGTTGTTAAAAAAGAGATTCTATAAGAGTTCTACCCCTCTTATTCAAGATAAGAAGATAAGAAGTTTTCAGATCTCTATGTGTGCCACGAGTTTGGACTCGAGTGATTAAAAGTGATCTTTGAATgttgtaataatttatattctCCGCTTTCTGATTGCTCCTGAAGAAAATATAGCGTACAAATTTATGCTGGACACTTTCAATAACATGCATATAGACATATGGAAGGGATTCCATACACTTGAGCAATAATCAAGGTGAGGATCTACTAAAATGCTTTAAAGTAATTTGAAGGTAGACATATTATAAATCTTCCTGGAGGAAcgtttagttttagtttagttttagacTCTACATTTATAGGATAATTGGTCATCAAGAACAACTCCAAAATTACCTTTCCCTAACTTGGGACACAGAATTCAAAGGAAAGCCTGATGTTGTAGATATATTGGATTGGGCTTCTATCACGACCAAACAATATCAAATGATACTTGCCTATGTTCAATTCTATTCTGTTAAGAACACACCTAATCTCtctaaattatgtaataaaatctCATGATTGACACGGTCAAAGGcctttaaaaaatcagtatATAGGGCATGTACCTGAAAGCCCTCCTCCATAGCTACAATGAAAAAAtctctaaatattaaaaatctgcAATTGAATAAACTCAAATTGCTGGTATACAAAGCCCTTTAAATTAGAAAACATCCAGTCACAGATCAAGCTCTCAAAGACCTTAGGAATATAGCTTAAAATACTAATTGGTAATGGATGTAATTGGAGACATCTAAATTATCCGTAGACTTAAAAGCAGGTGTAATAAAACTGGACTTCTGGGAAAATATGCCAAGTTTAAATGAGTGGTTAAAGATAACAAAAAGTGAACATGCCTAAATAAAGCTATAGTGCCTAAGCAAAACTAAAGGAAGGCCATAAGGCCCAGTCCTTTATAGACATCCAATTTCGAGATTCTTAAAAATTGATGTTAAAACAAACTGGTTACCTAGGAAATCAACCTGAAATAACAAATGTCGAATGTTGTTACAAGCCGATAATGATTTGCTAGTAAGGGACTTATGTATCGCTATTAACACGCCCCTCTCCTTGAGAAAAACTAGTCTCAGATGACCTGTCTTTGCGGTATATAAAATAAACCCGAAGTATGTTATCGATGGTACTTAGTTAAGGAAAAGCAGTTAGTTTTTTGAAACTAGTTGAAACTAGAGATGGCATTTATGCATTTCAACAATAAGTTTTCTTCAATGTcgtattgtctttattttaactCAGTCTTTGGATTATTGAGTTTGGATTATGACTCTTTCCTTTGAGTTAAGATTATTTAGAAGATACACTGCTTGGCTTCAATCCAATTTCCTTTTATCCCTAAGGACCAAGAGAATATCATTACAAGATGGCAGAGTAACACGAAGTGTTCTAATTCTTAATGCAGTCGTGATGTTAATAGGTAATCCCACAAGTCTTTAGCTTTAGTCAGGTCATCTTGTTCACTGCCTTCTCGAAAGTTAAACATCATGAGgttacttgatttttttattacttttttatctttcGTTCATTTATATCAGGATGTGATTGCAGAGTAGTACCAGGCAAAACCTTGTTATTACATACCGATGAGTTTGCCTTATTAACTGTTAAATCTTGTTTATATCATTTAGACTAGTGACAAAACAAGTTCATATGTTCGTCATTGATTTCATggattttcttttcaaaatcttgaAGCTTTTATTGCTTGCAGCTCTTATTTCACTAAGGGCATCCTCAAGGGCACTAACAcaaatagataaatttaattcctttttattCTTAGGAACACAATTATTACATATGTAATGCAGGATTCGGGTAAACAACATAAGGGCCCGGATTTCAGTAGCTACAACACATGACTTTTTTACAGAAGTCACCAGAAAACCTAAATACATCTCCGCTAACCTTAGACTCGATGAAGATGCAGCGTTGGGAACATATTGTTGTAACATATGCCTGATATTTTTAGGCTGTGTGCACATTTGCTGTAGAATTGACTAAAGTATTGACGTCGTCGTAGAACCATTCCATTTCTTGTTCTCTGTATGCTTGTTATATgcgaaaattagaaaaaaattaaacttggcAACATGTTTTTTGAATTACCAAAGTAGCCTGTTTGAtaattcaaaaaacttaaaagctgatacatttaaaaaaagtaaattaatgaaaaaaatttcaaatttaattcactcttcttttctttcaagtttaatgatttaagttttccaaaaatACCTAAGATTCGGGAAAAGATTAAACTCGGTAACCTTGCAAGTTataatatagttaaataataGTACTTAGATTCTATAAGACATAACCACGCCTTTGCAGGGTTTCTAGTTTCTTTTTCGTTTAATAGAAACGATGAGACTTTAAAAGTCTAAGGATGTTTTTAAAGCTCAATATCAGCAGCTTACAAAAAATACccagaatttgagaaaaaaaaacctttctgCAAGCAACCCTGTAATATATAACTTTTCTTAATTACAATAcactatattataatatataatcaaACCATCGCAAGGTAACCAAtctaatatatacatttttaaaagctttacggTATTTTTATTAGACGACTTGTCTTCGCAAACAACGAccatgtaaaaaaagtaaatctcCAAAGCTTGAGCCAAAAATTCCTAACCTGGCACCactggaaaaaaattagttttcctAACCTCAACAACTGCGTAAcaagaatgaaattttttattttatataattcagCCATTGTTGCCAATTTTATTAGCAACGAAGTTGTATAGCATTTGACTTAGTACCTTTTATTTTGGCAAGCAACTGACAGTTtgaatttgtgttttttgtcagttaaatatattttttaattcatattataatttaaaatttagcatCCGGCAAACCACAATtgtaatttgaattatttatggtcaaaaataaacatcgctcgcggaaaatatttgaaatttgggAAGAAACATCAGaaattatataagaaattaaaaacaataaaaagaaaaaacgcgaaaaaactaaaattttaagaagaaatttctgcaaaattccattttttagaaagttatatacaaaaatgaagaaatataatatgcagtacaaaaacaatgaattGGGTgaataattaacaataaaaaaattattgagaaaaaaagatacatataattttaaaaaaataagcagttGGCaagcaattttctttttttccttccTTACCTCTAAAAGCACTTTTCTCCGTTTGTAATCTACGTCAGTATCGATGGTAAAAAACCAATTATAAAGCATCCCCCTTTCTCTTGCTCGTAACATAACGTCCGGCCAAAATAAATCCAAAACATAACCCTGAGATAAAGGCCATCCCCCAACGACATGCCTAAGATCCTCAAGAAAGCTTTCGTCTTTATTTTCATCTATTGCCGTCGTATTCATACAAGCCCTATAAAactatttcacaaaaaattataatatacttATAATTAATATAGCTACAATAATTACTTTTCGTTGATATCTAAAGCTCTTTGTCAAGTTCGTCTCATCATTTCGATCTTCCACGATCATTTGCTTAAGACCATTATTCTTTGCATCGTGTAAAACCAGAAGAGGACTGATTTGGTCTTTGCCTATGGCGGTTTTTAAGAAGTTTCCGCATGT
The sequence above is a segment of the Anthonomus grandis grandis chromosome 12, icAntGran1.3, whole genome shotgun sequence genome. Coding sequences within it:
- the LOC126743437 gene encoding neprilysin-2-like, yielding MSLVQSWRRKVQNYSKREKLFLFLIIVLSIVSFALLIRVLVNTNDPNTCLTKECITAAHHVISMVDETVDPCENFYNFTCGNFLKTAIGKDQISPLLVLHDAKNNGLKQMIVEDRNDETNLTKSFRYQRKFYRACMNTTAIDENKDESFLEDLRHVVGGWPLSQGYVLDLFWPDVMLRARERGMLYNWFFTIDTDVDYKRRKVLLELSPPPKLYYDKNVWNEKNIQKFVEIADYWGKQPIGATAWEVKNTLDFAKNLSIIVENAHKYSSNETDNKKFTMKISKLRELHFPRLQWLQYLQNFTGVQSLSENDEIIFKMKGDEYFKDLYYLLQKTDTKFWANYISIIFLIEDCRYLSTKVKKICKDLISSSMQNQRADFCFHRALSKFEGVVEAQYIRKTVTKDKVKDITAMIESIKKEMEVTLKRTKWMDERTKEKAVKHLKNITSAIGWTKTVFDEALFEKLFGYVQGEISSTNVTRMNHELNRFYCDYHFKKIKQPFNDLRENHLSLPMVEVNAFYIKYWEILILAAPILQPLIYDIKWPKYLTYGSLGSIIGHELTHAFAPMDEDNFKMQKYYGYNITDYWTNQTHKNYDAATGCMVEEYVRYTKEIDIKLENKTKTLNENIADFTGVNLAYRAYQTWAYFKGEDKKLPGLKFTSNQLFWILSSMYQCIEPKLESGAYVHPEIEPSLSHAIASFRVNGPIRNSPYFAYDFGCPEGTKMNPKEKCGIFV